The region AATCTTCTTCATTTTTTCCTCCTCCTGTCGATATGCACAGCCCGCTGCTCAGCAGACTGCGCGGCTTCCGCCATGGTCGCATTCCCCGCCCTTTGGGTCTACTCTTTTCCGCCGGGCAGTTTTTTCTTTTCCGGGGCCATGGCATCCACAACTGCCTGCGTCTTTTTGGTGATCAGCTCCCACTCCGTCTTCAGAGAACGCAGCAGGACATCCCAGGACAAAATATCGTCCGGGTCGTGCACGGTACGTTCGGAACGTCCCGGGGGCAGGGAGCGATACAGCTCGCTCAGGCTCTGGGCGCTGGCTTGCCGGGAAAAGGCGGCTGCTGTTTCCCGGGCCTTTTCCGCCGCCCGCTCCCGGTATCCGCTGTCGGCGAGGAGCCCGGCCACAGCCCGGGCGAAATCCTGTTCAGTGCTTTGGGCCGCTAGAAGACGTCCGTTGCTCCCATCAGCTACGACCTCCCGGGAGCCCGAGGCATCCAGGGAGACCACCGGAGTAAAGGCGGCCATGGCCTCAGCCAGGACCAGGCCCTGGGTCTCGGTCCGGGAGGCGAAGACAAAGACGTCCATGGCCGCATAGGCGTTTGCCAGATCCCGTCCGGTCCGCTTTCCGGCCCACAGCAGGTGGTCGGACAGGCCGTGGCGGGCAAAGCAGCTCCGGATGTCCTCCAGGCTCGGCCCGTCCCCGACCAGGAGAAAGACGGCCTTGGGTCGGTCGTGCATGGCCCGGCAGACGGCCCGGGCCACAAAGTCCAGGTTCTTTTCCGGAGCCAGGCGTCCGACATGGCCGATGACCTGCGTGTCCGGATCAAGACCGAACTCCCGGCGGACCGGCTCTTTCCGGCCGGAGGCAAAGAGCTGGAGATCAATGCCGGTGGGGATGACCCTGATGTCGGTCCTCACGCCCCGTTCGCGCAGGATCCGGGCAATGCTCCGGCTGGGGGCGACCACGGCCGAGCACATATTGGCGTATTGGGTTGAGAGATTGATCACGAAGCGCTTCATCCCTTTGGAGTCAAAGGGCACGTAATGGGTGTACCACTCATACATAGTGTGGTGGGTAAAGACCAGGGGGAGCTCTCTCTGCCGGGCCACCCGCATGGCTGTATCCCCCAAAAGGAACGGATGGTGACTGTGGATCACGTCCGGAGCCAGATCGTCGATCCGCTCGGAAAGGACAAAGGGGATGGGCAGGCGGACGGAGAAGTCGCTCCCGTTGAAGTTTTGAATGGCCGGTACCCTGATCACCCGGACATTGTGAGGGCCATGATCGTCCTCTCCTTTCTGAAAATGGGGGGCGACAACCGTGACCCTGTGTCCCAGGTGGGCCAGATCCCGGGCAAAGACGGAGACCGAGCGGGCCACTCCT is a window of Desulfovermiculus halophilus DSM 18834 DNA encoding:
- a CDS encoding glycosyltransferase, yielding MQDAAYAHAMNILMFTNTYLPHVGGVARSVSVFARDLAHLGHRVTVVAPHFQKGEDDHGPHNVRVIRVPAIQNFNGSDFSVRLPIPFVLSERIDDLAPDVIHSHHPFLLGDTAMRVARQRELPLVFTHHTMYEWYTHYVPFDSKGMKRFVINLSTQYANMCSAVVAPSRSIARILRERGVRTDIRVIPTGIDLQLFASGRKEPVRREFGLDPDTQVIGHVGRLAPEKNLDFVARAVCRAMHDRPKAVFLLVGDGPSLEDIRSCFARHGLSDHLLWAGKRTGRDLANAYAAMDVFVFASRTETQGLVLAEAMAAFTPVVSLDASGSREVVADGSNGRLLAAQSTEQDFARAVAGLLADSGYRERAAEKARETAAAFSRQASAQSLSELYRSLPPGRSERTVHDPDDILSWDVLLRSLKTEWELITKKTQAVVDAMAPEKKKLPGGKE